From Erigeron canadensis isolate Cc75 chromosome 5, C_canadensis_v1, whole genome shotgun sequence:
GCAGATTTGCATGGCTTCTTGCAATTTTGATGGGCATTTCCCAAAATATTTTGGATAACATGGTATATTAGTGGTTAATttcctttccatttaatatatcgagttaattatttaaatggtCTCTAACTTTTGTTTGATGTTGTTGGTTTCATATGTTACTTTTAGTTATTACACAGATCATATCTAACGTTGCTGTAATTCCACTAAGATATACCTGGACCCAAGAATCGTGAACTGGTCGTCAAAACACCCcatgtgacttgcacgtgaaaggtgaaaatgtaattttgtgttttttaattacttaaatggtacataaGGTTTCCTCGATATTGTTGATTTCATACATATAaagtttagttattattatttttttaaaggtgaattttgcttgaagcttcgtgtcgcgattTAAGAGCGGGGtgtctagcttacgttgtcttaaccagatcgcgctagagagctcactcgaagtagaaatgtctattttaaataTCCGATGGATAAAAACCCTCCACTAATCCGCCCGAAAACATGACGaataataggggtaaacccttgCCTCCTCCAAGATTCGATACTGGTAGTCCGTGGGATGTTAGTACCGCTTTTCTTTGCCACCAGGAGTCCCCCAATGAAGGGGTTTGGGTCTGGTAACACTAGGTTCGAATCTTGGAGGAGATAATAGTTACCCTTAtaaatcgtcgtgccttcggatGAATTGATATGATTTTCCCCatcaggtatttgaaatagtCATTTCTGCTTCGATAAAGCTCTGTAGCGTGAACCCGGTTAAGTCAACATATGTTAAATCTCACGCTGTTGAATAACGACATGAAGCTTAAAGTGAAATTCACTTTtcgaaaaaagaagaaaagtaataactaaacattaggtatgaaaccagcaatatcgaaCAAATGTGGGGTGTTTTGACACTCTGCTGAGGCGTTTGGGTCCAGGTATGGTTCGAGTAGGATTTTAACAACGTTGGATATGATCCGCGTAATAACTAAAGATAAGGTATGATACCAGCAATATCGAGCACCGattaagtaattaactctaacatttatttataatatatagatttCACATCAGTATTGTCAGTAATAATCGGACTACCTGTATGAAGCACAAGATGTCTGAAacaaatcattatttttaacAGCATCTGAAACATATAATGATGGTTGAGAAATTGACATTCACTCTGACTATACAACTACACTATATGCTTTTAAGTCCAAATGTACAAAGTTGACTATTCATAGAAAGAACactagtaaaaataaaaaagtttaacaatagaaaagaagaaaaagaaataagatAACGATTAGAGTAAGCTTACTAAAAACCAAAgatcaaataaaatttaaagtcaaaatattaactttcttttaacagattctgccaaaacttttttgttttctcttcTAATCATTGACATTAATATCAAACTCactattaacattaatattatcatgaaaaatcagtaatttaataatgaaaaaatgataCGTACAACTAGTGCCTTTCACAATGAACTTCATCACGTGaacaaagagaaaaataaaataaaaatagctaGTAGCACCATACCGTTGAAGCATCTATGTTAATTGTTAACCCTTCTAATAATAAAGGTTAAAAAAGTAATCAAAATTTCAGttgtcatatcataaaaaaagcAGTAGCAGAATAATGGAACAGCATGGTACCCATACAATAAGATCAATGTACAAATAGTTAGTACAACCTCAATAAAGCTGTTTTATTCTATCATAGAACATTAAAATATGACTTACATTCAATTCTACATTTGGGTATTAAATCCAATGCCAAAACTGGTCACCAAAACtaatcaaattttgttttttgtaacCTAATAATATCTAAATTCTTAATTAGATTTCTGGGTGACAGATAATCATTCCTGCATTTAGAAACGAAATCTCATCTGAATGTCCTGTTAGAACATGAAGACCACCAAATGTTGTCTTTCTTTATGAGACGGGTTGACTGTTTCAAAACACCTTTTAAGGTAAGCACCTCTCGGTTAAGTATTCACAACTCGGCTCTTGTTTCTAGGTCCTCTTCGGGTACTTGTGGTTGAGCCTCAGGGATAACAACCTTCTCTACCTGGCTCACGGCTTCGCCTAATATTTTTGAGGTGAAATGTCTTGCTTCCTGATCAAGATCTGGCCACTCGGTTACGATCCTTCTGGCACCCTGAGTTCATAAAAATGCAGTTTGAGATACAAGGGTCTTTGAGAAAACAAAATGTAAGATGTTCAAAATTTTAATGATACTAATGCGTGGAAAACTCCAATTATTAAAGGAACCAATGGACAAAATTAgcaaaaatgatattttttatgagAGAACTAATATCCCTAATACAGAAAGTTTCTCAACTGTGGTCTTAAGTAAGGGCAAACCATAAATAGGTTTTCTCTTTTTCCCTTTGAGAATCAATATTGCTGGAGCTGatataaagtgattatttaaGAGGTAAACATTTACATATTTAAAAGAAGGATCGAATGTGCTAATTCAAACTGAGACTTCACATCGTAATAATTAATTCCGAGATTCAAATTCAAACACGAAGACTGACCTGAAGTTTTGGTTCCTTGGTCATTGGATTGTTGCAAAGATCGATGGTTTTAGCACGGGATTTTGTCGCGTTGCCACACCATGACTCGCACCATAGCCATTCTTGTGGAAGAGAAAAGATGGGTACAGTGTGTTGTGCGTAGTTCGGCAGATCCTGGAATATAGATGTCGTCTTATAATAAGTGATTCTcaacaaaaatttataaatcgCTATAGCAAAAAACTCCAATTTTTACTACTATACTAATACTTCAGTAATTACAATGGCCAGGTTGGACAGATTAGATACGGTCAACGCAGGTAAACAAGTAAACCTGGGTACAGGTTGAAATAGGTTAGGTTAGGCTGAACATAAACACTTCTGTTTCCAAAATTATGCTTACCTCTAATATTATATATCGCTAGTGTTTcaaatacaataacaatataCATACTATGATATATTGGTACTGACTTTAAAccatttgacctgtttcctTCTAAGAAAACTTGTTGCAGTTTACATGTTTGACCCGTTAGAGATAAAATGTAGACTGAATTGACGGTCAAAATAGGCAATTATTagataaactaaaacataacaTGTAGAAATGTTCGTGGAGTTGTCCTTGCCTGATCAAGATTAGAGAGACTGTTTGGATCTTTGCTAAGTGTTTCATAGAACACCCTCAGATTGTCTCCAGCTGCAGTTTCCCGAAACTTGATCAAATCGACTACATACAATGCACTGCAACTCACAGAATATACGTTAACAAATaaattcaaggttttcaatgAAAGTAAAATTATAGGTATGTCAGTATGGACTTTGAAGAATATATGTGGATCTTACCTAATATGATACGGTCTTCCTCGTAAGTGTTCCTTCCAAAAGCCCTAAATCAAAATTTCAAGGCATTATTGTATTGTAAACATTGGAAAATATAAGAGGGTGATTATATGACTTTGAATAAGATAATCCGTTCTACTAAAACAGGGGGATGTAATTTGCTGTTTAAAGTTGCAACAACAAAATAATCAGCAGTTTTAGTGTTTAACAAATTTGGATTATTCAATACAGAAATTCCCAGACAATGGTCAGATTGGGTATCGTTGTTGTATTCAATAcataaaatgaccaaaaaagaCATTTATGTGAAGAAATGAAACAATGAGGGATAGTTTTAAGTTATGTTCCGAGAATAGCATTTAGGCTTTTTTAAAATGTACTTTTGATTCACTTCTACTGAGTATCCAAAACTGACAATCAGAAgcataatatatttatcttaacATGAAGAAATAACTATGACAACCACTAATcctataatcaaataatcaatcTCCCACTTGCAGACCACATATCCAAACACCCACCCTTCAAAATGATAATACCAGGAAATATAAGAAAACATACTTGCTTCCAAAACCGGAAACCATCCATATCCcgattgttgtcacaaaatgGGGTATAAGCAAGAGGTCTTCCTTTCAAATTCATGTCATAAAGTTCTCCCATGTCAGCTCTAACAATCTGATCCGCGTCAACAAATATAACCTGTAaaaacatacatacatgttAAGATGCCGATAATATTCGTAGGTTTTAAATAGAAGTTAACACAATTTTTCCTCAACTACCTTCTCGAGAGAAAGAGGGAAAATGACATCAAGAAAGAGAATTTTATATGCCCAAATAATTCGCTGTTTTTCTTTCTGTTTATGCAACCAACTGGGCCACTTATATGTAACCAATTCATACTCGAAACCATATTCTTCTGCCATATGTGGAATCACATCCTGCATATAATCaatttaaagatctttagtTTCTAGGAAAGTTCAGTAAACTGAAAGATGAAAACTTCGAGAAAGAACAACCTTAAACTGTGGTGAAAGGTAATTCTTTATAAACCAGAATTTCACTGGGCGTTCTGTGTTTTTCAGAACACTTAGAATCATGATTTTCAGAAAACGCTCatatctgtatatatcacaCAAAAAACGTATAAGAAAGATAGAAGAACCTTTCACGATGACATCAAGGtatcaagatcaagaatgagTTACTTACAAGTGTCCAGAAGCAATAgagaatatatttattgttttaccCTTTCGCCCACTGTTTATATTATCCTACAGAAAAATACTGATCAGCTCACAAATTCAAAGGTAGAGGCTGCAGATACAAACCATTTCCTATAAATGGTGATTTGCGTCATAATGTTAGCAGTCAAATGGGTAAAGTTTACAGCAATGGTGTCAAATCAAACAACGCAAATTAGTGAAATGATTCGTAAGTggtaataaatattttttaaaagtttaaaacttcTAAGATCGCTTTAGTCTAGATACAAAATCCACTAAATATCTAAAAAAAGGGGGTGGGGGGAATAAAATTACCCATTCAACCAAGAGCTCACAACCAGCCCATTACCCCACCTCTAGTGTGACATTTAGAACCATATAATTACCACTTTAGCGGTTCCACTGTTCTTTGACTGCACATTGCCACCAATAAGCGAAGACGCCCATTTCAAAATATTAGAATTCCAGGTATCCTTCTCATCCTGCAAATATCAAACAAACCTGCTTTGAAAAACACATTAACAAAAATGATTATCAACTAAGAAATAGATGAATCTCAACTTGTTTCCTTGtagaatcatcatcagaaggAATCAGTAGTTGTTcatgttcttttccttttttcttcaCCACTCCAAGATGAACGGGTTTTCCTCGCAAGTAGTCTATGGTGATGCGCTTTGTTGGGCTCATTTCTGATCCATCTTGCAGAGTGTAAAGATCAGAGCTTCGACCAGGTGCTAGCTGAAGGTACCAAACTCCGGGTGACACTTTCATTTGCCAATAACCCAAATTGGCCATCACAAGTGTGTCAACCAAATGGGGATTATTTTTAGTTCCAAGTATCATTTGTAGGCCTCGTGGAGGTTCATGATCCTTCTCTGAACAGTGGCCTGGATAAATAGTTCATTGGTCAGAAGAACATGCTTCAGGTCATACATATATAAGACAGATGTGTGAAAATAAGTGAACAAGATAGCGGATCATACGATTTTAATGCATGTCAAAAAGGATTGATTTGGTCACAAGCAACTTTCATGTTTCTTGACAGGTTAAATGCAGCTTGAAAACCATGCAATGACAAGGATACATTGATACTGctatacttttttaaaaaggttGTATGACACGTTGGGGTGTAATTGAGTAAGTCTAAAGTTCAAACTatcaaaaaattaaatcagATGGAACTTAATCAAATGGGTAAATTGGTTCCTGGTTCACAAAAAttcaaaaccaaaccaaacagTCCAAAGTAGGTTAAACTTGAACTAATTGAACACTTATTAATATAGCTTACTTATTAATTCCAAAAGGTGATAAAAAGTAAGGTGGCAAATTCAAACCAATCTTATATTTTCAACTTATCTATAAATTCAAAAGGGCATTATATGAAAGTAGCTTAACTATTAAGTCACtgggtttttttttggttttttttttttttttttttgaaatgtatTTTTGGGTTCTAAAAGTAAGGTGGTAAGTTATTACAAATTTTTGGGTTTATTTTTACGTACTTTTGAACAGGTAGATTTGGGTTGGTTTTAATCACTAATAAATCAAATTGGTTAAGCTATAAGCTTTAGCTATATATGAATCAGGTGATTTGGATCGATAGTCATCCAATATGTATTAAAATGTACAATGCCTCCCTAAACGCTTTACTAGAAGGCTATCATAAAAATGCAAGTTTTCAATCACAGTTAACATCtttatcatttataaaataCGAAGAATATGAAGACAAATGAATGAGAGACTGTTTGCATTACCGGTAAGAACAAGAGCTTCAAGTTCAAAAACCGCCTGCAGGGTCCTTGTGTCACCAAGGTTCTCGAGCAATATATTGTCAAGATCATGACTAAACATGCAACAAACAATTAATAAGGGAAAAAGCCATGGGAGTGACACTGAAAGATTGCACAGAATGGTAGATACTTACACTGCAATCACTGGTTCAACAAGCCATGATTCAGGAACATCGAGATTCATGGTTAGAGTTTTCGATAGTGGCATATTCGCAAAAAATGCTTTAGGGCCATGAACCGTTAAGTCATGGTTGCTGAAATCTTCCTGGAATTTACATGTAATAACTTTAATTCCAATTAAATATAGACAAAATCAAAGCATCATGAGCGATAATTGTTGGCAGATTATACCATTGTAGGAGTTACAAATCTGTAGTAATTCTTCAGTGGAAGATCCACAAGGGAACTCTGTCAAGAAAATATTGAATACATTTTAGCATAAGAAGGGCTATTTGGAGATTTGATAGATAGTCAAACAAATTCAAAGTTTCAGACTACTTGCCAAGTCAACAAAGCATTGATAAAAGGGAGGAATTTTAACGTTTGAAGTCGGAGTACTAAAGTTAGCCATTTACTTGACAATTTGAATCTAAAGTGGGAGACTTTCACATTTATTTGACGAAAtgccttttttttgttttgtaaaatGCCCATTTTGATCATGTATCTATTGAATCCTAATAATAAACATTTGGCAAACATTTTAATATCTGAGTATTACAACTTCAAATAACAAAAGCACACGTAACACTACTTTCCACTACATACTATGTCACAAACTATTATCTGAGTAAACGTACATGttaacctttcaaaaaaaaatatttagggttttaaatgATTATTAAGCTACATAAGAAGCTGACCATTGGGTTGAACACAAGCCTCATGCTTGGTTGAGTGCATTTCCACAGTATCCGAAGAAGTGAAGATACTTTTTGACCAGAAGAGCTTAGAGGATCAATAACAGCATCTATATGAATGGTAGAATTCTCACTACCAATAACAACAGCACTGTAATCTGAACTCAGCATTTCAAACCGGGCACTCTCAGAGCTTCGATCCCGTGTAGAAAGTGAAGATGTGACAGACATTATTATATCACTCATGAACTTGCTGCACAAAGCATTGagaaataaaaaacttacaacTTTCCATGCATATTAGAAACACAAATGCTTTAAAAAACAGGTATTAGAGATGGCAGCCTGCAGAGGTCAGGTCGATTCGGTAATAAGTCAAAACATGATTTCTTCTGAGGTCAAAACCTTCCAACACATATGTAACTGTGTGACGtgtaaaaaaaagaagtatGCATAAGCCAAAAACCTCATAAGCGTGTCTGGATCGACGTTCTCCCATGTCACCTCTTCAATGATGTCAGCCACATGCTTTATTCTTTGCTTATATTCTACAGATTCAAGAAGGTGCAGATCTTGGCTTAAAAATGTTACACCATCTGGGACACGAACCACCTATTCAATGTCAATAAAGTAAATTCTGATTAGCATAATCTGCACTCCTATTAAAACGTAAATAAAGTACAATCGGTTGAAAGGGACACACCCTTCCATTAGTAATGACTGCATTAATGCCTTTTTCAAGCCCCACTTGTCCATATAGAAATTGACCCACCTGCACATTATGTTAAGTATTACGAATAATGCGAAGGAAAGGAGAAGAACACAATGTGAACGAGAAATCATGGATTTTCCTTTAAACTAAATCGAAGTCATTGATTGGACAACCATCATACTTGGTTTTTCATAGCAAACAACAAATTGTCCCAAGTAAAATTGTAAAGGTAGGCCTTTTGCATTTACAAGCTTATAACTTCTTCCAAATTGTTGCAAAGTAGAGTGCTCATATTTTTGCATGACTCGCTGTATAAACTGCGCCTAAATATGATAGTTCGGGAAGTCCATCATTCAATTTCAATACGTTTATATGTCTCTCCTTTCCCATTTGTTAAATCATGAATGTTATTTTACCATTGTTCAATAACATAACGCTTAAagttatgtaattaactattttTTGATACGAACCAAAACAGATTCGAATCTATAAACACAGTAAACAAAGAAAACGATAAAAGGGTTCTTGCAATTCGAGAAGCAAGGATCTCCTAAAAGTTTTAAGACCTCAATTCAATTCATCCATAATAAATGTTACAGCCTATTGTCTATATAAATACCAATTCTATAGCTTGATTAGCAAGCTAACTAAATAATATAGAAGATATCATAACTATAGTAATACAATAGTTtcctaatcataataataataaaactaatattatatttctaaataataataatataatcttCCAGCAGATCCATATCATTTTTCCTTCACTAAATCGATTTACAATGTTACAAATCAACCTAGTAAAGTACTTTCTTAAACTCAAACATGATTATTAGTTCATTACAAATCGTATCTAAGTTAATCGCGCAAACTACAAACTATATTTTACCTTCTTTAGATGACTTCTAAACTTTGCGATCGAAAATTCCGAAAGAGCGGACATAAGTCCTTTAGAATTTATTCCATTTGCATCAGCAAGTTCAGAAATCTTATCGAGAAGAGCTTGACTGCTTTGAGAATCTTGAGAGCCATATAACGAGCATATTTGGTCCAGAAAGGTTAGAACCTTCTTCTTATGACTGAAagatatattcaatatattcacaATCAGACTTTTATGAACCACAAGAGTGAGAACATGAAGAAATTTATAACTAAAATTTCCCCATGGGTAGCTAAGGTGAAAATCATACCAATATGAAGAGACTGTGATTTCAAAAGTCTTCATAAAGATGAAACTATTcgaatcaaaatcaaaatccgAATTAAACAATAATCCCACTCGAGCATTCGCAGAACCTCCCATCTGTAGAGTCTCATTAGTGTTGTTATACGATATAAGGAACATACTGTAAATTTCATGATCAACAATCACAAACACACAATAGTAGTTGAGAAAAAAGaagtaaacaaattaaatttgcAGTATGAAAATGGTGCAACAATTTGCCTTGATTCGTTAGCTAGACCCATTAGTCAAACCGAGGGTTTTGTCCTGTCTTTAAAGGTTACACTAGGAATGAATATATGGACTTGGTGTTTACATATTGGTACCTGCtagaatataataataatagccaTGTACATCTAGTctaaatattgtcatacctgtGAATTTTAATGGTCCATATATAGAAAATGctttaatttatatgaaaaaaccaaaaaatatacaGATAACTGGTAATCATCATCCTACTCATTTTAACTGATTGACAAACAAAGGTCCATCTTCATTGTAAAACAAACATAGAGATAAAAGCATATTCAACAAGCTAGTAACTAAAACTTACCAGGTAACGTATTCCCTCATGAAGTAGCTTAATCCCTCTTCTTGATGTGATATCAACAGCAAGGAGATGAGTCACAGGCTTCAAGTCATCAATAGCTGGGacacataaattaattaaaatatgaaacttTAAGGTTAACAAACATTAAATGTGGGAACTGATCAAAATCTTACTTCCAGCAGAGTGTAAATACTCGATAGTATTTAGCAGAGATTCATCTCCAACAATTGATGCAGTCAGGGAAACAAATTTAGGCTTCGCCTTATCTCCAACAATCTGTATAATAAATATGAGCTAGTTTCAATATGAATTAAATTCTATTAAACTAATCAAGAGAAGTGCCAATCGATATTAGGGTTGGAAAACGTGTAAGACATGCAGAACCTGTGGGTTAAAGCGCTGGATACCACTTTCGGATAGAAATTTGTCCAAAATGTCAGTTCGGGAATTGATCTGCCCATAATAAACTTGTTCTTGGACTCTCGGGAGCTCATCATTCATTGCACTCATTAGAGCCTCCTGAAAAAGTAACTAAATAATGTAAAATTCATGTCTTAAGAAATGTATAGTTCTAGTTTGATGCTAAATGAGTGGGTTGGGTAGACCCAATTAAGTAAATGTAGTCATAAATAAGGTTACTCAATTTCCAGCTATGAAGCGAGTCTAATGACCTCAAGGTATGAGACGAGTTTTTTGGGGCATGATCTCATAAACAAGCAGCTTGAccttgatatataaatattaaactatCATATACATTTCAGATAGCTGCGAAACAAACATCAAGCTCAAGCATGAACAGTAACAAAATGTTTGGGCAAAGCCACTTATTAAAATTCACCAATTACCACAGACACGACCCCGTGCACATTGGCAAATATGTAaagaaatacaaataataataataatcatgcATGTACTTAAAATTTAGCTATGAATGAGTCAATCCCAAATTCCCAATAAGCcatattacaaaaaaattataataaaagacCATTATATCATATTGCTAAACTTAATATGCAGTTATGCACCAAAAAAGGTACCTCGTTATAACTGTGGACAAGCCCGTTCATCAAGAGGGAACATTCCAACTTTCCCATGCCAAGCTTGAACACGAACAAGGAACTCTCCTGAGATGATTCACGGAATGATTGCTCCGTTTCAAGCTTTAATAACGTGTCTTGAGGTGGGGATTTAGATGTTGgcctaaaaatataaatattctcaATGTATTATACAAAGAAAAAGGATATCTAAATGTACATATCAAACCAGACAAAGATATCATCTTTATGTACAAAAAGAAAGTTAACAAAACATATAACCAGGTTAAAGATAACCTAAGGTGGTAATCTCAACCCATTAACTTATAAATGGATCGACTCAGATAACTTACTTTGACCGGAGTCAGATGGGtaagaataaaaatatgtaCGCGTAAAAGAGAACTGAGTCAAAAGGTAAGAGTCAAAACAGGTCGAGAGTCGCGCAATgtgtatttttgaaatttgaacCATTAAACCCTATAAATCTTTTAATTCAAAAACGTGATTATTATTGATACGCACATGAGCTTGTAAAGTTCATAACTGTTGAACAAGTACTTGGGTCAGACCAACCAAATTACAAGTGTTTCTACAAAAGCCACCTCTGAAGATATTCTTCAAGACTTACAATAGTGTTTCTACATATGCCCCCTCTACATGGTGCAACACAGGTTCATCTTCCTCCCCTGACTCCAAGCGCAATTTGTTTACCTATTATAATCAAGCTATCAATAGATATGTAGCTACGTAACAATCCAGAAATATGAATGTGTATCTGTTGAAAAAAGAATGTATATTGTACAAACAAAACCATACATTGCTGAGAAATTCAAAAGCCTTCAGCATCCCATGACTTTCTTTGATATGATGGAAAAGGCGTATGGTCTGGAATACAGTAGAATACACAGTTATACAATACTGTTTAGCAATTCACTGTCACAGAGTATAACCAAGAAGCACAAACAATGAAACTGGAGGATGTTTTTCAGATACACAAACCATAGTTGTCAAATTCATACAATTCAAATTAGATACTTATTAAGCTATACAATTCAAAAAGCACATGATCCAGTTAGCAAACGTGATATCCATATGTATCATCAAACAAAAAGGTTTTGCTCGTCCATAGTTTATCCAAAACTTTGTACAGACATGACACATGTAAGAGCTTGATTTTTTCTCCATGATTAAGACATACAATTAAACGGACAAGACAGTGAATATTCTACACCAGCAGAATGCTTAACATTTGTGTTTTGCACTTCTTtaacatacatacacatatacccGTAAATATAGGAAGGggttattgtaaaaaaataatttatagtaAAGCAGGTGGAAAAGGAGATGATGGCACGCTGCAAGGACACACAACTACCTTTGAAACAAATCTCTAGTTCCAGACGATCCATACAAATCTGCCTATTGGATGAACGAAACCATCtcataaaagaaaggaaaggatAGATTACCAAGCTAGAGAGATCCTCATGACCATCACTTTCAAGAGAAGAAGGTGGGAATTCTCCACCATTTGCTTCAAGTGTCTCAATCGACTTTTTAGAATATAGTATCACTCCAAACCTTACTGGAAGACTATTCTCAAACAAAGTGACAATCGTATCAATTGTCTGCAAAATGTAGCACGAATAATATTTATGACTCATTCAGGAAACTCAATATCGATATAATCAACGGTGGCAAAACGAGGGCAAAGGCAGGTAACATGTAATTTTTTGTATGGGCGTAGTCAGAATGGAcccaaggttgtaaatatcgctttTCGGTATCGTCTCGGTCGaccaccgataagcgatatatcggggatatatcggagACATATCGGATTTATCGGGAATATATCGGGAATATATCATCTCGGTCGaccaccgataagcgatatatcggggatatatcggccGAGATAACTGAGATTTACAACCATGAATGGACCCAAAATGCTCTATCtccaaaactaattaaatttgtgaaaaacatgaatttcatatgataaaaaaaatattaagcaATTCAATACTATTCAGAACTTCTGAAAAGAGCAGCTTCATACATGCATTAATAATACACAGTTGGGTAAATTTTGACCCGTTGGACCCAATTCCCTTTAAGCTATTCTTAATTTTAACCACATGGCCCACATGAGCCATCAGTTATAAATCAGTAACCAACCAGATCAGTTCATGCTCATAAATAAAAGGGACATATTGCCATATCTAGATACAATTAGCATTACCTCAAGTCCACATATGGAGGCAGGATCCAACACATAGACTGCATGGAACAGGTTCTTGCGAATATAGCGTTGTTGTCCAGGAAATACGG
This genomic window contains:
- the LOC122599180 gene encoding UDP-glucose:glycoprotein glucosyltransferase, which codes for METRIRSGFWAVILIAVCCIILSGYVTSVSAETQRPKNVQVALRAKWPGTSLLLEAGELLSKEWKDLYWEFIEAWLSNESETTDPYTARDCLLKITSYGKSLVTGPLTSMFELSLILRSSSPRLVLYQQLAEESLSSHPLSDDVNSSYIDGGVSEVNEVKEGKKADSLLVGVNPRSPGGKCCWVDTGGALFFYVPELSSWLHNPHKDGDIFQQPELFDFDHLYFDSSIGSPVAILYGALGTDCFREFHRSLVKAAKEGKVKYVVRPVLPSGCESKTGHCGATGTKDPLNLGGYGIELALKNMEYKAMDDSEIKKGVTLEDPHTEDLSQEVRGFIFSKILERKPELTSEIMAFRDSLLSSTVSDTLNVWELKDLGHQTVQKIVHASDPLHSMQEINQNFPSVVSYLSHMKLNDSIKGEILANQRMIPPGKSLMALNGALIDIDDLDLFLLLDMVHQELSLADQYTKLKIPSGTVRKLLSTLPPPESNAFRVDFRSDHVQYINNLEVDSRYKQWRSNLNELLMPVFPGQQRYIRKNLFHAVYVLDPASICGLETIDTIVTLFENSLPVRFGVILYSKKSIETLEANGGEFPPSSLESDGHEDLSSLTIRLFHHIKESHGMLKAFEFLSNVNKLRLESGEEDEPVLHHVEGAYVETLLPTSKSPPQDTLLKLETEQSFRESSQESSLFVFKLGMGKLECSLLMNGLVHSYNEEALMSAMNDELPRVQEQVYYGQINSRTDILDKFLSESGIQRFNPQIVGDKAKPKFVSLTASIVGDESLLNTIEYLHSAGTIDDLKPVTHLLAVDITSRRGIKLLHEGIRYLMGGSANARVGLLFNSDFDFDSNSFIFMKTFEITVSSYCHKKKVLTFLDQICSLYGSQDSQSSQALLDKISELADANGINSKGLMSALSEFSIAKFRSHLKKVGQFLYGQVGLEKGINAVITNGRVVRVPDGVTFLSQDLHLLESVEYKQRIKHVADIIEEVTWENVDPDTLMSKFMSDIIMSVTSSLSTRDRSSESARFEMLSSDYSAVVIGSENSTIHIDAVIDPLSSSGQKVSSLLRILWKCTQPSMRLVFNPMSSLVDLPLKNYYRFVTPTMEDFSNHDLTVHGPKAFFANMPLSKTLTMNLDVPESWLVEPVIAVHDLDNILLENLGDTRTLQAVFELEALVLTGHCSEKDHEPPRGLQMILGTKNNPHLVDTLVMANLGYWQMKVSPGVWYLQLAPGRSSDLYTLQDGSEMSPTKRITIDYLRGKPVHLGVVKKKGKEHEQLLIPSDDDSTRKQDEKDTWNSNILKWASSLIGGNVQSKNSGTAKVDNINSGRKGKTINIFSIASGHLYERFLKIMILSVLKNTERPVKFWFIKNYLSPQFKDVIPHMAEEYGFEYELVTYKWPSWLHKQKEKQRIIWAYKILFLDVIFPLSLEKVIFVDADQIVRADMGELYDMNLKGRPLAYTPFCDNNRDMDGFRFWKQGFWKEHLRGRPYHISALYVVDLIKFRETAAGDNLRVFYETLSKDPNSLSNLDQDLPNYAQHTVPIFSLPQEWLWCESWCGNATKSRAKTIDLCNNPMTKEPKLQGARRIVTEWPDLDQEARHFTSKILGEAVSQVEKVVIPEAQPQVPEEDLETRAEL